The genomic region TTCATGGCGACAAAGAAGGGCACAGTTAAGAAGACTCCTGTGAAAGATTATGCCAATGTCCGCACGAATGGATTGATTGCAATTAAGCTAGATGAGGGCGATGAACTGCGCTGGATAAAGAGAACGACTGGCGAGAATGACGTGATTGTATCTACGTCTGCAGGGCAAGCTATTCGCTTTAATGAGAAAGATACGCGCCCAATGGGTAGATCAGCTCGCGGTGTCCGCGGCGTCAGATTGCGTCCAAATGACTCTGTTGTTGGTATGGATATCGTTACGGGTGACGACCAAACTTTGCTGGTGGTTAGCGAGAAAGGCTTCGGCAAACGCACAAAGGTATCGAACTTCCCAAGTCATAAACGTGGCGGAGTTGGTATAAAAGCCGCAGTTGTAACTGCAAAAACTGGTCCGATTATCTCTGTGCAGACTATTGATCCAGAAATAACAGAGGCGCTATTGGTTTCTCAGAATGGTCAGACTATCCGCCTGGGCTTGAGTGATATTAAGCTGCTTGGAAGGACGACTCAGGGCGTGACGATTATGCGCCTGTCTGACGGCGATGCTGTTTCGTCGATCGGCTTGATGGCGGATCGCCCGCAGGATGAGGGTAATTAATAGTGAAGGTCTTGATAGTTCCAGTAATCGCATGGGCGATATCTCAAGGGTTGAAGCAAGTGTTTCATCTCATGGGGCGTAATCGTCGAGTATTTAGCGGTGATACAAACCCAAAAATACTTCTATCCGGAGGTATGCCAAGTGCTCATAGTGCGATTGTCGTGTCGTTGGCGGTATTTCTGGGGCTACAAGACGGCTGGGATAGTTCTGTATTTGGACTAGCTACTTGGCTGGCTATTATAGTGATGTATGATGCTATGATGGTCCGTTATTCGTCCGGAATGCAGGGTGAAACGCTTAACAAGTTAATTTCGGAGCAGGGTAGCAAGTTGAAAAAACTTCGCGTTGCTCATGGTCACACCCCTGTAGAAGTGGCAGCTGGGGCGGCTATTGGTATGGTTGTAGCTGCCGTTGTATTTTTCGCAACAAAATAATTGTAAAAATCTATTGACCTAAGCAATTATATACTGTAAGATTAGTAACAAGTCTGGTTGCTGGAGTGCGAGTTAAGCAACGATTTACAATCTGTAAAGCGAGGTAAATCATACTTCAGTCTGACTTAAGATGAACTTTAACAATTTGATTGTGCAATATCATCGTCAGTTTATATTTTTGTAGAGCCTTAATACTTTGATACAAAGTAGATTTTAACGGAGAGTTTGATCCTGGCTCAGGATGAATGCTGGCGGCGTGCCTAACACATGCAAGTCGAGCGGCAGCGAGTTTTACACTGAATTCTGGAAGCTTCTGGGTAATATAGAAGATCTATTCAAGAATTTTGTGTAAAATGTCGGCGAGCGGCGGACGGCTGAGTAACGCGTAGGAATTTGCCCCAAAGTGAGGAATAACTGCCCGAAAGGGTAGCTAATGCCGCATATGGTCTTCGGATTAAAGCCTTCGGGCGCTTTGGGAGAAGCCTGCGTTGGATTAGGTAGTTGGTAGGGTAATGGCCTACCAAGCCGACGATCCATAGCTGGTCTGAGAGGATGATCAGCCAGACTGGAACTGAGACACGGTCCAGACTCCTACGGGAGGCAGCAGTGAGGAATCTTCCACAATGGGCGAAAGCCTGATGGAGCAACGCCGCGTGAAGGATGAAGGCCTTCGGGTTGTAAACTTCTTTTATGAGTGAAGAATATGACGGTAACTCATGAATAAGCACCGGCTAACTACGTGCCAGCAGCCGCGGTCATACGTAGGGTGCAAGCATTATCCGGAGTGACTGGGCGTAAAGAGTTGCGTAGGCGGTTTAATAAGTGAATAGTGAAACCTGGTGGCTCAACCATACAGACTATTATTCAAACTGTTAAACTCGAGAATGGTAGAGGTAACTGGAATTTCTAGTGTAGGAGTGAAATCCGTAGATATTAGAAGGAACACCGATGGCGTAGGCAGGTTACTGGGCCATTTCTGACGCTAAGGCACGAAAGCGTGGGGAGCGAACCGGATTAGATACCCGGGTAGTCCACGCCGTAAACGATGGATACTAGCTGTTGGAGGTATCGACCCCTTCAGTAGCGAAGCTAACGCGTTAAGTATCCCGCCTGTGGAGTACGGCCGCAAGGCTAAAACATAAAGGAATTGACGGGGACCCGCACAAGCGGTGGATTATGTTCTTTAATTCGATGATAACCGAAGAACCTTACCAGGGCTTGACATCCAGGGAAGGTCTGCGAAAGTAGACTGTGCCTTTTGGAACCCTGTGACAGGTGATGCATGGCCGTCGTCAGCTCGTGTCGTGAGATGTTAGGTTAAGTCCTTCAACGAGCGCAACCCTTGTGAATAGTTGTATTTTTCTATTCAGACTGCCCCGGTAACGGGGAGGAAGGAGGGGATGATGTCAGGTCAGTATTTCCCTTACGTCCTGGGCTAGAAACGTAATACAATGGCTAGTACAATGCGCAGCGAAGCCGCGAGGTGAAGCAAATCGCATCAAAGCTAGTCCCAGTTCGGATTGTAGGCTGAAACTCGCCTGCATGAAGTCGGAATCGCTAGTAATCGCAAATCAGCAAGTTGCGGTGAATACGTTCCCGGGTCTTGTACACACCGCCCGTCAAACCATGAAAGTGACCAACACCCGAAGTCCGATTCGTCGGCCTAAGGTGGGGGGCATGATTGGGGTTAAGTCGTAACAAGGTATCCGTACCGGAAGGTGCGGATGGATTACCTCCTTTCTAGGGAGTAACGATGCCAATCTGTCGAGCAATCACAGATTGAGCTAGGTCGGTCTCGTAAATGTGTCGAGCTTACATATTTACAATAGTCCTCTCGAGGACGAGACAAAAGTTCAACCTTTCTCTACGATAAACCGATTGATGAATTGCACAATCAAGTTGTTAAATGAAAAAGCCCTTCTATGAGGGGCTTTTTGTATGGTATATTTAATTAAATCTGATATTTTAGTAGAATTGTGATTATAAAAAATAGCCAATAATTTTTTGGCTATTTATGCTTTTTGCCGACGCTTATTATAGCCCGCCGCCAAAAAGGGAGTTTAGTAGCCAGTTTAGTGGGATAGTGTGTAGACTGAGCATAATAGCGAATCCCACTCCACATGTAACAAGCCCCCAAAACTTGAAACGGTCATAGCTACTTACGCCGCTTCCCAGATTGTCGGCTAATTTTTGATGAAAAACGACGACGATTCCACCAGCAATTAAGACTAAAATCCCAAAAAATAATGAGCCAAAACTAAATTGATATAACATATTATTAATTATACACTTGTCAGAATTAAAAAGATACTGTACAATTAAAAGGTCTTGGCAATTTATGGGGACATAGCTCAGTTGGCTAGAGCACCTGCTTTGCAAGCAGGGGGTCCAGGGTTCGAGTCCCTGTGTCTCCACC from Candidatus Nanosynbacter sp. HMT-352 harbors:
- a CDS encoding divergent PAP2 family protein, yielding MKVLIVPVIAWAISQGLKQVFHLMGRNRRVFSGDTNPKILLSGGMPSAHSAIVVSLAVFLGLQDGWDSSVFGLATWLAIIVMYDAMMVRYSSGMQGETLNKLISEQGSKLKKLRVAHGHTPVEVAAGAAIGMVVAAVVFFATK